One window of the Triticum dicoccoides isolate Atlit2015 ecotype Zavitan chromosome 3B, WEW_v2.0, whole genome shotgun sequence genome contains the following:
- the LOC119275452 gene encoding peptide-N4-(N-acetyl-beta-glucosaminyl)asparagine amidase A-like, which produces MPTSSAPRLFLLCFFALLSHSHFSAARPHHLRLSAEDVATVEAALPARHLAKAKTTFFEVNRPLHPPRGSSGPCSTLLLSQSFALTLNKPPVTTAYSPPSCLSGGGDVSLAVLEWRADCHGVQYDRIFGVWLGGAELLRGSTAEPRPGGVTWSVHKDVTKYASLLAAGNSTLAVYLGNLIDDTYNGVYYANLTLHLYFRRKAQLTSADSSPADLIVPVSRSLPLDDGLWFVVQNKTDVESTRVAVPANAYRAVLEVYVSSHYSDEFWYMNTPDQNGPFREVTVLLDGDVVGAVWPFPVIYAGGINPLIWRPITSIGSFNLPTYDIELTPFLGKLLDSKEHEVGFAVTNAQNSWYVNGNLHLWLDPKGSTTTGGLISYDAPKLSGSITAHSVDGIDGEYQAMASRNISATGWVSSSRGNITTTFAQRLSFANSNVVSNKGSSQVINQTTDAHADVGGGAYAQQVQQSFPLYIFQGGDGSGTSSQRLKRRVEIGFVESRAGAGGAGTSTLRNEQVAEAEVVLRDDQVAGASWRMHQVYNYGASNGGCYLRNVTSVGYDVLFDHNVASCTGTRRR; this is translated from the coding sequence CTGCCGGCTCGCCAcctcgccaaggccaagaccaccttCTTCGAGGTCAACCGGCCGCTGCACCCGCCGCGGGGGAGCTCGGGGCCCTGCTCCACGCTCCTCCTCTCACAGTCCTTCGCGCTCACTCTCAACAAGCCGCCGGTCACCACCGCCTACTCGCCGCCCTCCTGCCTGAGCGGCGGGGGGGACGTCTCCCTCGCCGTCCTCGAGTGGCGCGCCGACTGCCACGGCGTGCAGTACGACCGCATCTTTGGCGTCTGGCTCggcggggcggagctcctgcgcggcaGCACCGCCGAGCCGCGCCCGGGCGGCGTCACGTGGTCCGTGCACAAGGACGTCACCAAGTACGCGTCCCTCCTCGCGGCCGGCAACTCCACGCTCGCGGtctacctcggcaacctcatcgacGACACCTACAACGGCGTGTACTACGCGAACCTCACGCTTCACCTCTACTTCCGGCGCAAGGCCCAGCTGACGTCGGCGGACTCGTCGCCCGCTGATCTGATCGTCCCCGTCTCGAGAAGCCTGCCTCTCGACGATGGGCTCTGGTTCGTGGTCCAGAACAAGACCGACGTCGAGTCCACGCGCGTCGCCGTGCCGGCCAACGCTTACCGCGCGGTGCTCGAGGTCTACGTCTCGTCCCACTACTCGGACGAGTTCTGGTACATGAACACGCCGGACCAGAACGGGCCGTTCCGCGAGGTCACTGTCTTGCTCGACGGCGACGTCGTGGGTGCCGTGTGGCCGTTCCCGGTGATCTACGCCGGCGGCATCAACCCCCTCATCTGGCGCCCAATCACCAGCATTGGCTCGTTCAATCTGCCCACTTACGACATCGAGCTCACGCCGTTCTTGGGGAAGCTGCTGGACAGCAAGGAGCACGAGGTCGGGTTCGCGGTGACCAACGCGCAGAACTCGTGGTACGTGAACGGCAACCTCCACCTCTGGCTCGACCCCAAGGGCTCCACGACCACCGGCGGCCTCATCTCCTACGACGCGCCCAAGCTGTCGGGGAGCATCACCGCGCACTCCGTGGACGGCATCGACGGGGAGTACCAAGCGATGGCGAGCCGCAacatctcggccacggggtgggtaAGCTCGTCGCGCGGCAACATCACCACCACGTTCGCCCAGCGGCTCAGCTTCGCGAACTCGAACGTGGTGAGCAACAAGGGCAGCTCGCAGGTGATCAACCAGACCACCGACGCTCACGCCGACGTCGGCGGCGGGGCGTACGCGCAGCAGGTGCAGCAGAGCTTCCCGCTCTACATCTTCCagggcggcgacggcagcggcacCTCGTCGCAGCGGCTGAAGCGGCGCGTGGAGATCGGGTTCGTGGAGTCCCGCGCGGGCGCCGGCGGGGCGGGGACGAGCACGCTGCGGAACGAGCAggtggcggaggcggaggtggtgcTCCGGGACGACCAGGTGGCCGGCGCGTCGTGGCGGATGCACCAGGTGTACAACTACGGCGCCAGCAACGGCGGCTGCTACTTGAGGAACGTGACCAGCGTCGGCTACGACGTGCTTTTCGACCATAATGTGGCGTCGTGCACCGGGACGCGCCGACGTTGA